One window of Flavobacterium ammonificans genomic DNA carries:
- a CDS encoding FtsL-like putative cell division protein, with amino-acid sequence MKHGLYGILKARFLLDEDAIKNWRFIVFIIGLAIVMIANTQSYEQKVFRIAELTTEVKELRSEFVDRRSELMKLKMESTVAKQMEARQIVPSTVPPIKIKVVKEVEKSFFEKLWQ; translated from the coding sequence ATGAAACACGGATTGTACGGCATATTAAAAGCTCGATTTTTATTAGACGAAGACGCAATTAAAAACTGGCGCTTTATCGTTTTTATAATTGGTTTAGCCATTGTTATGATTGCCAATACGCAGAGCTATGAGCAAAAAGTTTTTCGTATCGCGGAGCTTACAACTGAAGTGAAAGAATTGCGTTCTGAATTTGTAGACAGACGTTCGGAGTTAATGAAATTGAAAATGGAATCTACAGTAGCTAAACAAATGGAAGCAAGACAAATAGTTCCATCAACAGTACCTCCAATTAAAATTAAAGTAGTTAAAGAAGTAGAAAAAAGTTTTTTTGAAAAATTATGGCAGTAG
- the rsmH gene encoding 16S rRNA (cytosine(1402)-N(4))-methyltransferase RsmH, translating to MMMTMEYHNPVLLHESVGGLNIKPDGIYVDVTFGGGGHSREILSRLGPNGKLFAFDQDEDALANALQDDRFVLINENFRFIKRFLRFHNIKEVDGILGDLGVSSHQFDVAERGFSTRFDAELDMRMSQKNDLSAYRVVNEYDEDNLRRVFLDYGELKNAPAIARVILEAREKMPIRNTEQLKEVLSRFLPAHKSHKILAQMYQAIRIEVNQEMDVLKEFLEQSLEILKPCGRLSIISYHSLEDRLVKRFVKNGMFEGEPERDFFGNFSVPFKTIGKLIVPNNEQIRENNRARSAKLRIAEKI from the coding sequence ATGATGATGACAATGGAGTATCATAATCCTGTTTTGCTGCACGAGTCAGTTGGTGGTTTAAATATTAAGCCGGACGGAATTTACGTCGATGTTACTTTTGGTGGCGGAGGGCATTCCAGAGAGATTTTAAGTCGATTGGGTCCAAATGGTAAATTGTTTGCCTTTGATCAAGATGAAGATGCTTTGGCGAATGCCTTACAAGATGATCGCTTTGTTCTTATTAATGAAAATTTCAGATTTATAAAGCGTTTTTTACGTTTTCACAATATCAAAGAAGTGGATGGTATTTTGGGCGACTTAGGTGTTTCTTCTCATCAATTTGATGTTGCTGAAAGAGGTTTTTCTACTCGATTTGACGCTGAGTTAGATATGAGAATGAGTCAAAAAAATGATTTAAGTGCCTATCGAGTGGTTAATGAATATGACGAAGATAATTTGCGTAGGGTTTTCTTGGATTACGGAGAGTTGAAAAACGCGCCTGCTATTGCTAGAGTTATTTTGGAGGCAAGAGAAAAAATGCCAATCCGCAATACGGAACAGTTAAAAGAAGTATTGAGTCGGTTTTTGCCAGCGCATAAAAGTCATAAAATTTTGGCTCAAATGTATCAGGCAATTCGAATTGAAGTAAATCAAGAAATGGATGTTTTGAAAGAGTTTTTAGAACAATCATTGGAAATATTAAAACCATGTGGGCGATTAAGTATCATCTCATATCATTCTCTTGAAGATAGATTGGTGAAACGTTTTGTAAAAAACGGAATGTTTGAAGGAGAGCCAGAACGTGATTTTTTCGGAAATTTTTCTGTTCCATTTAAAACAATTGGAAAGTTAATTGTCCCAAATAACGAACAAATACGAGAAAACAATAGAGCACGTAGTGCGAAGTTGCGAATAGCTGAAAAAATATAA
- the mraZ gene encoding division/cell wall cluster transcriptional repressor MraZ translates to MNTIVGTYECKVDAKGRVLLPSPLKKQLASSLQEGFVLKRSVFQSCLELYPMQEWNLMMQKINKLNRFVKKNNDFIRRFTAGVKVVEIDALGRLLVPKDLVGFASISKDVVFSSAVNIVEIWDKELYEQSINGEDIDFADLAEDVMGNVNDDDNGVS, encoded by the coding sequence TTGAACACAATTGTAGGAACATATGAATGTAAAGTAGATGCTAAAGGAAGGGTGTTATTGCCGTCTCCTTTGAAAAAGCAACTTGCCTCTTCATTGCAAGAAGGTTTTGTGCTGAAGCGTTCGGTTTTTCAGTCCTGTTTAGAGTTGTATCCAATGCAAGAGTGGAATTTAATGATGCAAAAAATCAATAAGTTGAATCGATTTGTAAAGAAGAACAATGATTTTATTCGTCGTTTTACAGCCGGTGTTAAGGTGGTTGAGATTGATGCTTTAGGTCGTTTGTTAGTACCTAAAGATTTAGTTGGTTTTGCAAGTATTTCAAAAGATGTTGTTTTTTCTTCGGCAGTAAATATTGTCGAAATCTGGGATAAAGAATTGTACGAGCAATCGATAAACGGAGAAGATATTGATTTTGCTGATTTAGCAGAAGATGTAATGGGTAATGTAAATGATGATGACAATGGAGTATCATAA
- a CDS encoding alpha/beta fold hydrolase produces the protein MEQHYKKEGKYSYFEAGEGTPIVILHGLMGGLSNFNGVANYFSNKGYKIIIPDLPIYTQSLLRTNVKAFAKYVKDFIAFKGLENVILLGNSLGGHIALYHTKMYPEKVAGLVITGSSGLYESAMGDSYPKRGDYEYIKKKAEDVFFDPKVATPELVDEVYATVNDRIKLIKTLTIAKSAIRHNMAKDLPKMTVPTCIIWGRNDKVTPPEVADEFNRLLPNSTLYWIDKCGHAAMMEHPDEFNSVLEDWLTKVYQPVS, from the coding sequence ATGGAACAACACTATAAAAAAGAAGGTAAATACAGTTATTTTGAAGCAGGAGAAGGAACTCCAATCGTTATTCTGCACGGATTAATGGGAGGACTTAGTAATTTTAATGGTGTTGCCAATTACTTTTCTAACAAAGGATACAAAATAATCATCCCCGATTTACCTATTTACACCCAAAGCCTTTTGAGAACAAATGTGAAAGCATTTGCTAAATATGTAAAAGACTTTATTGCATTTAAAGGTCTGGAAAATGTTATTTTATTAGGTAATTCATTAGGAGGACATATAGCACTTTACCACACTAAAATGTATCCCGAAAAAGTAGCTGGATTAGTCATTACTGGCAGTTCTGGTTTATATGAAAGTGCTATGGGAGATAGTTACCCCAAAAGAGGCGACTATGAATACATCAAGAAAAAAGCAGAAGATGTTTTTTTCGATCCTAAAGTGGCTACACCAGAATTAGTAGACGAAGTTTATGCTACTGTAAACGATCGTATCAAGTTGATTAAAACACTTACCATAGCCAAAAGTGCTATTCGTCATAACATGGCAAAAGATCTTCCAAAAATGACAGTACCTACTTGCATCATTTGGGGACGAAACGACAAAGTGACTCCACCAGAAGTAGCAGATGAGTTCAACCGCCTTTTACCTAATTCCACTTTATACTGGATAGACAAATGTGGTCATGCCGCAATGATGGAACACCCTGATGAATTCAACAGCGTTTTAGAAGATTGGTTAACGAAAGTTTACCAGCCTGTTTCTTAA
- the yihA gene encoding ribosome biogenesis GTP-binding protein YihA/YsxC: MKITTAEFIISNSQVDKCPKDFLPEYAFIGRSNVGKSSLINMLTNHKSLAKTSGRPGKTQLINHFLINKNWFLVDLPGYGYAKVSKKTKSIFQQFITDYFETREQLVCAFVLIDIRHEAQTIDIEFMSYMGESEIPFCIIFTKADKISKVKIDSHVAAYKKKMFANNWAEMPQYFVTSATEFTGKEELLSYIDEVNQEVFKNNNQF, from the coding sequence ATGAAAATTACTACTGCTGAATTTATAATTAGCAACTCTCAGGTTGATAAATGTCCGAAAGATTTCTTACCCGAATACGCCTTTATTGGTCGTTCAAACGTAGGAAAATCTTCGCTTATCAATATGTTGACTAATCATAAAAGTTTGGCAAAAACATCAGGAAGACCAGGAAAAACGCAATTAATTAATCATTTTTTAATTAATAAAAATTGGTTTTTAGTAGATTTACCAGGTTATGGTTATGCCAAAGTTTCCAAAAAAACCAAATCAATCTTTCAACAATTCATCACGGATTATTTTGAAACACGAGAACAATTAGTTTGTGCCTTTGTTTTGATTGATATTCGCCATGAAGCCCAAACTATTGATATTGAATTCATGTCGTATATGGGTGAAAGTGAGATACCATTTTGCATTATTTTTACTAAAGCAGATAAAATAAGTAAAGTGAAAATCGACTCGCATGTTGCAGCCTACAAAAAGAAAATGTTTGCTAATAATTGGGCCGAAATGCCGCAGTATTTTGTTACCTCAGCAACTGAATTTACTGGAAAAGAAGAGTTGCTAAGTTATATTGACGAAGTAAATCAAGAAGTCTTTAAAAATAACAATCAATTTTAA
- the gldC gene encoding gliding motility protein GldC → MSNSITSEIKFEIELDQNRVPEKLFWTAEDGGVAKEEAKAIMLSIWDSKAKETMRIDLWTKDMPVDEMKIFFHQTLVAMSDTFKRATDDEKMTNTMKDFCDYFAEKLELVK, encoded by the coding sequence ATGTCAAATTCTATTACATCAGAAATTAAATTCGAAATTGAATTAGATCAAAATCGAGTTCCAGAAAAATTATTTTGGACCGCTGAAGATGGCGGTGTTGCAAAAGAGGAGGCCAAAGCTATCATGTTGTCAATTTGGGATAGTAAAGCCAAAGAAACCATGCGTATTGACTTGTGGACGAAAGACATGCCAGTGGACGAAATGAAAATCTTTTTTCATCAAACATTAGTGGCTATGTCAGATACTTTCAAACGCGCTACTGATGACGAAAAAATGACGAACACAATGAAAGATTTCTGCGATTATTTTGCTGAGAAGTTGGAATTGGTAAAATAA
- the gldB gene encoding gliding motility lipoprotein GldB codes for MRIFLVSCILSLMFFSCNKKSAVEKKIEALPVQIKIDRFDQVFFESSPKDLHTIKKRYPFFFPEGIPDSVWVNKINNPLWRELFAEVQKKYKKSESIEAELEKVFKHIKFHFPKTKSPKVYTVIAEMDYDNKVIYADSLVIISLEMYLGKDHKFYEFPAYIRQNFEQRQMMPDLVASFGKSKITTEKDNTLLSQMIYHGKLLYLKDLLLSNYTDDEKMGYTPKEINWCEENESYIWRYFLENELLYSNELKLNSRFIAPAPFSKFYLEIDNESPGQVGAWIGWQIVRSFVKNNDVPVAKLLELNAKELFKKSKYKPKK; via the coding sequence ATGAGAATTTTTTTAGTATCCTGTATTTTGTCTTTAATGTTTTTTTCATGTAATAAGAAAAGTGCTGTTGAAAAAAAGATTGAAGCGCTTCCTGTACAAATAAAAATTGATCGTTTTGATCAAGTGTTTTTTGAATCTTCGCCAAAAGATTTACATACGATTAAAAAGCGCTATCCGTTTTTTTTTCCAGAGGGAATACCAGATAGTGTATGGGTTAATAAAATAAATAACCCACTTTGGAGAGAACTTTTTGCTGAAGTTCAAAAAAAATATAAAAAAAGTGAATCCATAGAGGCAGAACTGGAAAAAGTATTTAAACATATTAAATTCCATTTTCCAAAAACAAAATCACCAAAAGTTTATACAGTAATTGCTGAGATGGATTACGATAATAAAGTAATTTATGCAGATAGTTTGGTAATTATTTCTTTAGAAATGTACTTAGGGAAAGACCATAAATTTTATGAATTCCCGGCCTATATTCGTCAAAATTTTGAGCAAAGACAAATGATGCCAGATTTAGTTGCTAGTTTTGGAAAAAGCAAAATTACAACTGAAAAGGACAATACACTATTAAGTCAGATGATCTATCACGGAAAGTTATTGTATTTGAAAGACCTTCTTCTTTCAAATTATACAGATGACGAAAAAATGGGTTACACGCCCAAAGAAATCAATTGGTGTGAGGAAAACGAATCGTATATTTGGCGGTACTTTTTAGAAAATGAATTGTTGTATAGTAACGAGTTAAAACTCAATTCTCGTTTTATTGCACCAGCTCCATTTTCTAAGTTTTATTTGGAAATAGATAACGAATCACCTGGTCAAGTTGGGGCGTGGATAGGTTGGCAAATTGTAAGGTCATTTGTTAAAAATAACGATGTCCCTGTTGCTAAATTACTCGAGCTCAATGCAAAAGAACTTTTTAAAAAATCAAAATATAAACCTAAGAAATAA